Proteins encoded by one window of Candidatus Nezhaarchaeota archaeon:
- a CDS encoding Lrp/AsnC ligand binding domain-containing protein produces the protein MITAYILLKTVIAKEHEVAQAIQRVKGIIEVKVVFGEYDVVAKAQVGNVKELDDIVTAIRKINGVAVTSTLIAPD, from the coding sequence TTGATAACAGCTTACATTTTACTAAAGACAGTCATAGCTAAAGAACATGAAGTAGCGCAAGCTATACAAAGAGTAAAGGGGATAATTGAGGTTAAAGTAGTGTTTGGAGAGTACGATGTAGTGGCAAAAGCCCAGGTGGGAAACGTAAAGGAGCTCGACGACATAGTTACAGCGATAAGAAAAATCAATGGTGTTGCAGTAACATCAACTCTCATAGCGCCGGATTAA
- a CDS encoding 2,5-diamino-6-(ribosylamino)-4(3H)-pyrimidinone 5'-phosphate reductase codes for MPRVIIFSTTTIDGRIASKTRFSQLSCPHDLRRLHELRAQCDAVMVGANTVIIDDPSLRLKYVEGKNPDRIVVDGLLKTPLNARVYDLRIARTIVLTTRAAPAEKIEKLKFMGVKVLCLADNPPIDMKVAMKALDEEGYKTVLVEGGGELLWHLFKDRVANELRVTIAPYIFGGKDSVSLVMGEGFSTTAESPIFKLKSIERCMCEDEVHIVYDVRYRS; via the coding sequence TTGCCTCGAGTAATAATCTTTTCAACAACAACGATAGATGGCAGGATTGCTAGTAAGACTAGGTTTAGCCAGCTTAGTTGCCCCCACGACTTAAGGAGACTTCATGAGCTCAGAGCTCAATGTGATGCGGTGATGGTTGGTGCTAACACAGTTATAATTGATGACCCATCCCTACGCTTAAAGTACGTTGAGGGTAAAAATCCTGATAGAATTGTTGTCGATGGACTTCTTAAAACACCACTAAATGCCAGGGTCTACGACTTGAGAATAGCAAGAACCATCGTGCTAACGACAAGAGCTGCTCCTGCTGAGAAAATTGAAAAATTGAAGTTTATGGGCGTTAAGGTTTTATGTCTAGCTGATAACCCTCCAATAGACATGAAGGTAGCTATGAAGGCTCTCGACGAGGAAGGCTATAAAACCGTCCTAGTTGAAGGTGGAGGAGAGCTCTTGTGGCACTTATTTAAGGATAGAGTTGCAAACGAGCTAAGGGTCACGATAGCTCCATACATCTTCGGAGGCAAGGACTCTGTAAGCCTGGTTATGGGGGAGGGCTTCTCAACTACAGCTGAATCGCCCATCTTTAAGCTTAAATCCATTGAGAGATGTATGTGTGAAGATGAGGTTCACATAGTGTACGACGTTAGGTATAGGTCGTGA
- a CDS encoding amidohydrolase family protein, protein MIINVGYALIGQELELQRDVSIEIEGHLITSIKRGFRDRGLTFKHGIAMPTLVNAHMHVLDYTFQEVGLDLEIGDLVSEPHGLKHKLISTLSEHDIRASTSRLFSRLIEQGVHQVVIFCERIEALKPLRDAAEALGLNAILLARPKRIGDTITLHGALEGADGLGLDSPLRYSVVELEVMRGMCSQRGLLKASHISETRGAHERGDLKLALEHFDPDMIVHGVHLEEDEIKELADKGISLVLCPRSNMWFSSGLPPLKLFLKHGINLLVGTDNAAWVNPDLWRELEVLYNLSRLQGLKLDPREILKIATVNAHRVKNMKVKNNVLEEGLEANFIVLDGEELDIMYSHNIYASIVKRASLKAVVHRVFSSPSRQRTL, encoded by the coding sequence TTGATCATCAACGTAGGCTATGCTTTAATCGGTCAAGAGCTTGAGCTTCAACGAGACGTAAGCATAGAAATTGAGGGTCACTTAATAACGTCAATAAAGAGAGGATTTAGAGATAGAGGCTTAACGTTTAAGCACGGAATAGCAATGCCGACTCTTGTTAATGCGCACATGCACGTTCTGGATTACACTTTTCAAGAAGTTGGCTTGGACCTCGAAATAGGCGACCTCGTGAGTGAACCTCATGGCCTTAAGCACAAACTCATATCAACATTGAGCGAACATGACATCCGCGCCTCAACTTCAAGGCTATTCAGTAGACTGATAGAGCAGGGGGTCCATCAGGTAGTGATCTTCTGTGAGAGGATAGAGGCTCTAAAACCTCTTCGTGATGCGGCTGAAGCACTTGGCTTAAATGCTATCCTCCTAGCTAGGCCAAAGAGAATCGGAGACACTATCACGCTTCATGGTGCCCTAGAGGGAGCTGATGGCTTAGGCCTAGACTCGCCCCTACGATATTCCGTCGTGGAGCTCGAGGTCATGCGCGGCATGTGCTCTCAAAGGGGGTTATTGAAGGCATCACACATCTCTGAAACGCGTGGGGCACATGAACGTGGTGACTTAAAGCTAGCACTGGAGCACTTTGACCCCGACATGATAGTTCACGGTGTGCATCTAGAAGAAGACGAAATTAAAGAGTTGGCGGATAAGGGCATAAGCCTCGTTCTATGTCCGAGATCAAACATGTGGTTCTCATCAGGACTACCGCCATTAAAACTTTTCTTAAAACATGGCATTAACCTGCTCGTGGGTACAGATAATGCTGCTTGGGTTAATCCAGATTTGTGGAGAGAGCTTGAAGTCCTCTACAACCTATCTAGACTCCAAGGTCTTAAGTTAGATCCTCGAGAAATACTCAAAATCGCCACCGTAAATGCACATAGAGTCAAGAACATGAAGGTTAAGAATAACGTACTGGAAGAGGGCTTAGAGGCAAACTTCATAGTACTAGATGGTGAAGAGCTTGACATAATGTACTCTCACAACATTTATGCTTCAATAGTCAAGAGAGCCTCGCTAAAAGCGGTAGTGCACAGGGTATTTAGTAGTCCTAGTCGTCAAAGAACCTTATGA
- the cofH gene encoding 5-amino-6-(D-ribitylamino)uracil--L-tyrosine 4-hydroxyphenyl transferase CofH, giving the protein MLTDLINLKVIEGSLKNLDSQFSEIIDKALSGRELHEEEALRLLNSSFHEALILAIVADYVRERCVGDVVTFVVNRNINFTNECSIRCLFCAYSRPVGSHDAYTLPVNEVVSRAYEARKRGATEVCIQGAINPSIPVDYYFEVLRGIKSKVPEVHIHAFSPQEVHYIAAKLEISYEEALKMLRDAGLDSMPGTAAEILDDEVRKIIAPRKILTKQWIEIITKAHGLGIPTTATMMYGHVDENRHRAKHLKIIRDIQKETHGFTEFVLLPFVHYKTRLYREGLSRPGSTWIEDLKVHAVSRLFFAGYIKNIQASWVKLGPKMAQMMLNVGANDLGGTLMEENISREAGAIYGTQMEVTEFVRLIKGVGRRPAQRTTTYEIIRFFDD; this is encoded by the coding sequence ATGCTTACTGATTTAATTAATTTAAAGGTTATTGAGGGCAGCTTGAAGAATCTTGATTCTCAATTTTCAGAGATCATAGATAAAGCTCTATCTGGCAGAGAGTTACATGAAGAGGAGGCCTTAAGACTTCTAAACTCTAGCTTTCATGAGGCCCTAATATTAGCCATAGTAGCTGATTATGTTAGGGAAAGGTGTGTTGGTGATGTAGTTACCTTTGTTGTTAACAGGAATATAAACTTCACAAATGAGTGTTCCATTAGATGTTTATTTTGTGCTTACTCAAGACCCGTAGGGAGTCATGACGCTTACACTCTCCCAGTAAATGAGGTTGTGTCTCGAGCTTATGAGGCCCGAAAAAGAGGGGCAACTGAAGTTTGCATTCAAGGAGCAATTAATCCCAGTATCCCGGTTGACTACTACTTTGAGGTTCTGAGGGGTATAAAGTCGAAGGTTCCTGAAGTTCATATTCATGCCTTTTCTCCTCAGGAGGTCCATTACATTGCAGCTAAGCTTGAGATTTCATACGAAGAGGCATTGAAGATGCTTAGAGATGCAGGTCTTGATAGCATGCCCGGAACTGCAGCTGAAATACTCGACGATGAAGTTAGAAAAATTATAGCACCAAGGAAGATTTTAACAAAGCAGTGGATTGAGATAATAACAAAGGCCCATGGACTTGGAATACCAACAACCGCCACGATGATGTATGGACACGTTGATGAGAATAGGCATAGGGCTAAGCACTTGAAAATAATAAGGGACATACAAAAGGAGACACATGGGTTCACAGAGTTTGTTCTACTACCATTCGTCCACTACAAGACTAGACTCTATAGAGAAGGGTTAAGTAGGCCAGGTAGTACTTGGATTGAAGATTTAAAAGTCCACGCCGTATCGAGGCTCTTCTTTGCTGGGTACATTAAGAACATTCAAGCATCTTGGGTTAAGCTTGGCCCTAAGATGGCTCAAATGATGTTAAATGTTGGAGCTAATGACTTGGGTGGCACTCTCATGGAGGAGAACATATCTAGAGAGGCTGGAGCCATCTATGGTACTCAAATGGAGGTTACCGAGTTTGTGAGGTTAATTAAAGGAGTAGGTCGAAGACCAGCACAGAGAACGACTACTTACGAGATCATAAGGTTCTTTGACGACTAG